In Mytilus edulis chromosome 4, xbMytEdul2.2, whole genome shotgun sequence, the following proteins share a genomic window:
- the LOC139519654 gene encoding toll-like receptor 4 has product MLKYIIWMCKLYQFVPIFCISLSVVCAKECSIVVLEDSNEFIKIADCSRRGLSQVPQTLPRDITVLNLRRNNFQIISNFSFKRYRFLQKVTLSENKLQKIEDQAFFGLSRLNNLNMSDNTLDLLTVYTPEMFLPIENLTVLDIQRNIQEHNNDVYRYPDVAFGVFKKIVYLALDLAPIPELGQGFQNLQNLKSLIFDRCFLKFLRGDTFENFTSNLEELRLTRCLHYFLHVDDNALSPFPKIAKINFEGSCMHLKQALSMLSSYSGKTLDIINLRGLNCPRFNSDEYPFVLTVTKDMMRYLKTVCVETLDLSDNGIVDFEENSLLSFDRPECIKHLYFKGNRFAFTKGRQIDELNTFFNKSIALKTFDYSFIPVRYWLEENAVHHNEQNYHSSNNIIYLPRSLEKLILSNLLCNDIRRHFMNRRGSNLTYLDVSYSYSNNVVIFESNASFTTETLVLDGHFHAALYQIEIVNFIHVKTLLWRSANLLYAMYPLDNMFYKKFITWFRKLKKLEHLDMSSNLLWILPDDLFLELDRLSELRLSKNLFQSVPTQIIFCSTIKTLDLRNNLLSTVDYATRVWADLMSTNHGFSLYIEGNAFECKCDNLNFIKWIQETKVDLDSRSYKCTLLNGTVITVLEAYETMHDLFSNCRNSIWLTVSSTLLGTSIIGVVLLIIYSKRWNIAVFFYRKFRKMVEKKYGKSYTYDVFVSYGGDCIPWITQCLIPKLETEWKLKICLKDRDFLPGESYFDIEAESIESSRHVIFLLTPKFKNSHECLFEIERVKHEKRMKNIENIIVISKDMTLKDVPVELANIWNYVIFIQWPAGDCDDLDVTWQKLKKWISSD; this is encoded by the coding sequence atgttaaaatatataatttggatGTGTAAATTATATCAGTTTGTGCCTATATTTTGCATATCACTCTCTGTAGTATGTGCAAAAGAGTGCAGCATTGTAGTTTTAGAAGATTCAAACGAATTCATTAAGATAGCTGACTGCAGTAGACGAGGGTTAAGCCAAGTTCCACAGACGCTTCCCCGTGATATAACCGTTTTGAATCTTAGGAGAAATAACTTTCAGATTATCAGCAATTTCTCATTCAAAAGGTACAGATTTTTACAAAAAGTAACACTGTCTGAAAACAAACTTCAGAAAATTGAAGATCAGGCATTCTTTGGATTAAGcagattaaataatttgaatatgtCGGACAACACCTTGGATTTGTTAACTGTTTATACACCCGAAATGTTTTTACCGATTGAAAATTTGACCGTTTTAGACATACAACGGAATATACAAGAACACAACAACGATGTGTATCGGTACCCGGATGTAGCATttggtgtttttaaaaaaattgtatatttggcATTAGATCTGGCTCCCATTCCAGAATTAGGCCAAGGTTTTCAAAACTTACAAAACCTGAAATCGTTAATATTCGATCGttgctttttgaaatttttgcgaGGAGATACTTTTGAGAATTTTACTTCAAATTTAGAAGAATTAAGACTGACTAGATGTCtgcattattttttacatgttgaTGATAACGCTCTTTCTCCTTTTCCgaaaattgccaaaataaatTTTGAAGGATCATGCATGCATTTAAAACAGGCTCTAAGCATGCTATCGTCATATAGTGGCAAGACTTTGGACATAATCAATCTTAGAGGACTAAATTGTCCAAGGTTTAATAGTGATGAATATCCGTTTGTATTAACAGTCACAAAAGACATGATGAGATATTTGAAAACTGTTTGTGTAGAAACTTTAGATTTATCAGACAACGGGATAGTTGACTTTGAAGAAAACTCGCTATTGTCATTTGATCGACCAGAATGTATTAAACATTTATACTTTAAAGGAAATCGATTTGCATTTACTAAAGGGAGACAAATAGACGAGCTgaatacattttttaacaaatCCATCGCATTGAAAACGTTCGACTATTCTTTTATTCCAGTGCGATATTGGCTGGAAGAAAATGCTGTTCATCATAACGAACAAAATTATCATTCTTCTAACAACATCATATATTTGCCACGTTCTTTAGAAAAATtgattttaagtaatttattATGCAATGATATCCGAAGACATTTTATGAATCGTCGCGGCAGCAATTTGACCTACCTTGATGTGTCGTATAGTTATTCAAATAACGTTGTTATTTTTGAAAGCAATGCATCATTCACAACTGAAACTTTAGTCTTAGATGGACATTTTCATGCAGCACTGTATCAAATAGAGATAGTTAATTTCATTCATGTAAAAACTTTATTGTGGAGAAGTGCCAATTTGCTATATGCTATGTACCCTTTGgataatatgttttataaaaaattcaTAACTTGGTTCAGAAAATTGAAAAAACTGGAACATTTGGATATGTCTTCAAATTTACTCTGGATTTTGCCAGATGATTTATTTCTTGAATTGGATCGTCTATCTGAATTACGGTTGTCTAAAAATTTGTTCCAGTCCGTTCCTACTCAGATAATTTTTTGTAGTACTATTAAAACACTTGACCTTCGAAATAACTTACTTTCAACAGTGGACTATGCTACACGTGTTTGGGCGGATTTAATGAGCACAAATCATGGTTTTTCCCTTTATATTGAGGGCAATGCATTTGAATGTAAATGTGATAATTTGAATTTTATCAAGTGGATACAAGAAACCAAAGTAGATCTAGACAGCAGATCATATAAATGTACACTTTTAAACGGTACCGTAATTACTGTACTTGAAGCATATGAAACGATGCATGATTTATTTTCCAACTGTAGAAATTCAATATGGCTGACAGTTTCTTCAACATTGTTGGGAACCAGTATTATTGGTGTTGTTTTACTAATTATTTACAGTAAACGCTGGAACATTGCTGTATTTTTTTACCGCAAATTCCGGAAAatggttgaaaaaaaatatggtaaaagTTACACTTATGATGTTTTCGTTTCATATGGCGGGGACTGCATACCTTGGATTACACAATGTCTGATTCCAAAATTAGAAACTGAATGGAAACTAAAAATATGCTTAAAAGATCGCGATTTTTTACCCGGAGAGTCGTATTTTGATATAGAAGCAGAGAGCATAGAAAGTAGCAGACATGTTATATTTTTACTTACtccaaaattcaaaaactcaCATGAATGTCTATTCGAAATTGAAAGAGTGAAACATGAAAAAAGGatgaaaaacatagaaaacattaTAGTCATATCAAAAGACATGACCTTAAAAGACGTTCCCGTTGAACTTGCTAATATTTGGAACTACGTAATTTTTATTCAGTGGCCAGCTGGTGATTGTGATGACCTTGACGTCACgtggcaaaaactaaagaagtgGATTAGCAGTGATTGA
- the LOC139521368 gene encoding zinc finger and SCAN domain-containing protein 29-like, with amino-acid sequence MSLKTPRKTTKRQATNNKTQKCGVVAIALRDVFCRLSLPIQSIDMDAEQNSSKKRGLTWSDQETKALLSTWGEGKIQSELDNSTRNTHVFSSIIRTMGGLGYLRTAPECRQRIKTLKRNYFNAKNSNKLSGNGRTTCRYYDELEDILGGRPAVTPPKVKDSSENHSSRKNSSVECSEPEDEDGDMDIFQQPSTSSSSACSVTMVPATVKLIADVSIIKQ; translated from the exons atgTCTCTGAAAACCCcacgaaaaacgacaaaaagacaagcaacaaacaataaaacacaaa AATGTGGGGTTGTTGCCATAGCGTTACGTGACGTTTTCTGCCGTCTGTCATTGCCAATACAGAGTATAGACATGGATGCCGaacaaaattcttcaaaaaagAGAGGTCTAACCTGGAGTGACCAGGAGACGAAGGCTTTACTTTCAACGTGGGGAGAAGGGAAAATTCAATCAGAATTGGACAATTCAACAAGAAACACCCATGTATTTTCTTCAATTATAAGAACAATGGGTGGCTTGGGGTATCTTCGTACGGCACCGGAATGTAGACAGAGAATTAAAACTCTTAAAAGAAATTACTTTAATGCAAAGAACAGCAACAAATTGAGTGGAAATGGCAGAACAACTTGTAGATATTATGACGAACTTGAGGACATTTTAGGAGGGCGCCCGGCAGTAACCCCACCGAAAGTTAAGGACTCTTCGGAAAACCACAGCTCTAGAAAAAACTCTTCTGTTGAATGCAGTGAGCCAGAAGATGAAGATGGAGATATGGACATTTTTCAACAGCCATCCACTAGCAGTTCTTCTGCATGTTCCGTGACAATGGTACCAGCAACCGTTAAACTGATTGCAGACGTAAGTATTATAAAGCAATGA